The nucleotide window GGATGTGAATTAATGGTAGAATCCACGTTTGAACCGAATATAACTACAAAAAGCGTTGGTCAGGCAATCCGGGCACACCTGAGAGTCCTGAAACTTACGAAAAAACCGTCCAGGGAAGAGTTCTTGACCATTGCCAAAGTTGCAGGTGCCGGTATTCTGGCTGTGGGCGCAATTGGATTTATAATCTATGTACTGCTGACAATGTTGCCCCAGTGGGTGGCCAAATGAGTGAGGATTCCCAGATATTCGTTATCAAAACCACGGCAAACCAGGAAAGGTCAGTTGCAATGGCGCTTGCCAGGATTGCAAAAAAGGAGAAACTGGACATAAGGGCAATCCTTGCTCCTGATGAGCTTAAAGGATACGTCCTTGTCGAGGCTCCGAAATCCGGAACTGTCGAACTG belongs to Dehalobacter sp. and includes:
- a CDS encoding protein translocase SEC61 complex subunit gamma, with the protein product MVESTFEPNITTKSVGQAIRAHLRVLKLTKKPSREEFLTIAKVAGAGILAVGAIGFIIYVLLTMLPQWVAK